AATTTAAATTTTTTAAATAATTTGAAACCCTTTGTAAAAAGTATTCTTTAATTTCTGGCCAGAGGGGGTCAATTTCCGGGAAAGATTCTCTTTCTCCATCCTCAAAATAGGTAAGAGCTTTGAGAAAGATGGCAGGGTTATAGTTAGAATATTTTTTCTTAAGGAAGTTAAGAAGATCTTTGAGTTCCCAGCGATGATGCCTAATTAAAAACCAGAGATCAAAGAAATCTTTTTTCGAGCCCCTTTGGGCAATGGAAATTGCTTTCATACAAGCAATATCAATGTCACATGCTATGTAAATTTTAAGTTCAGTATGGAATTTCGGTTTTTCAAGAAGGGGGTATGGATACTGGAAAAAGGAAAATTTTATTTGATGAGAGTAAATTAAGTAAAAGAAAATAAGGGTATCCCTTTTTTTTATTAACCATTCTAAGGGTAAGTTATGAGTTTTAACATCAAAGGTTATAAGATTAATTTGATACTCAGGGAAAGTAAAGAAATCAAAATCTTCAGAGGTTCTATGAGAATATTTAATAGTAAGGGCAGTTCCCCCTGCTAAGTAAAAACCCTCAGTAAGAGAGGAGTTTACTACTTTCTCTAAAGCTTCTTTTTGAGGCCTGCTCAATTTCTTCATTACTCACCTCTAAAACTAAACTCCAGAAAGACCTGTTTTCTCTTTCAAATCTATGAATATGTTTGAGAAAGAGGTTTTTAAGGAGATCTTTAGAAAAGCTTTTCAATATCCATTGAGGGTCATCATAAAGCATAGCTCTTAGGATTAACTCCTCTTCATTCTGAATTTTATCCCAGGCGAATTTTTTAAGCCTATCTTCTTTCATACCTTAAATAATTTCAATTCTTGTAAGAACTCCATGGAGTTTAGTTGCTGGAAGATCCAGAAATTTTACAAAATGGGGGCTCAATTGTTTAATCAGGGCATATAATTTCCAGATGGGGTGTCTGGTTTCAATATCTTCAAGGCCGTAAAAGATAGCTCTTTCGTCAATACCATGCTCTCTTAAAATATCTTCAACTCTTAAATATTCCATATAACCATAGGCAATTTCAAAAACTTTGGCTCCAGGGCATAATTCTTCAAGAAAGCCTGTGGTAATTCCATAGGGTTCATTTTTGCGAATAAGAGAAACAAAGATATTTTCTTCATAGATTATTCCATGGAAAAAGATAGTTTCTATAACATAAGGGGGAAAGGTATAGGGATCACGAATAAAAAATAATGCGGTTCCCTGGATTTTGGGATTATGTGCATAAAACCTTCTAAATTTATGAATGAACTCTTCACGAGATAAAAACTTCATACTCTGATAAAGCTTTTTTTGACCCTGGGTATATAGAAGAATAACAATAAAGGGGACACTTGCAAGAAGAAGTGACCAATAACCACCTTCAGAAAATTTATGAAGAGTTGAAGTAAAATAAAGGAAAGAAGTTAAAGCGGTAAAAATGGCAAGGAGAAAATATTTATAGTTTTTCTTTATAAAAAAAACAGTAATAAGAAAGATTCCTGTTATGCACATATCTGCGGTAACTGCAAGTCCATAAGCAGAAGCAAGTTTTGCTGAACTTCCAAAGAAATACATGATATAACAAACTGCTGCATAAAAGAGCCAGTTTACTGTGCCGATATAAATCTGGGAGGCAAGCTCCCGTGAAGTATATTTAACTTTAAGAATGGGTAAAAGTCTTGCAGAAATAGCTTGATAGACAATACTAAACATGGCACTTATCATAGCTTGAGAGGCGATAATAGTTGCAAAAAGGGTAAGAATAAGAAAAGGCACATACAGGTAGGAAACAAGTTTAAGACACATCTCAAAAAGAACAAATTTGGCCTGGGGATTTAAAATAAGAAAGGCACCCTGACCAAAATAGTTAATTATTAAGGCTATAAAAACAAGTTTCCAGGCCTGTTTAATAGGCCTTGCCCCGAGATGCCCCATATCTGCATACATGGCCTCGGACCCTGTAGCACAGAGAATAATCTCACCAAGAGCCAAATATCCCTTCCAGCCATTCTCTTGAAGAAATTTAATTCCATAAAGGGGATTTATAGCTTTAAGAACTTCAGGAACTTTTAAAATATAAAAAAATCCAAGAAGAAAAAGACTTAAAAACCAGAGGCACATTACAGGACCAAAGGCACCGGAGACCTTTTCAGTTCCTTTGGCTTGAAAGGAAAAAAGTAAAGTTGCAATAAAGATACTTATAATTACAATATGTAACTCAGTTAAATGAGGAACCCCAGGGATTAAGGAAATTCCTTCAACTGCACTGAGGATACTTATGGCAGGTGTTATAACACCATCTCCCATTAAAAGAGCAATACCAAGAAAATTGAGGAAAATAATCATTCCCAAAGCCCTTTTTGATTTTATAAGTGATCTTAAGATCTCTGAAAGAATTAAGGTTCCTCCCTCACCCCTCAAGCTTAAACTCATGGCAAGAACGGTATATTGAAGGGTAGGAAGAATAATAAGGGTCCAGAATATAATAGAGAGAACTCCCAGGATATTTTCATGAGTTGCAGGAAGAAGAAGGAAAACAACACTTAAGGTATAAATAGGGCTTGTTCCAATGTCTCCAAAAACGAGCCCAAGGGCCTTAATAATTTTTTGCATAGCCCTTATTTTAATACTTATTAAGGAATTTTTAAGCCCCGAATTGCCTCATTAAAAATCTATTTAAAATTTTATCGTTGCCTCATATAAAAAATCTTCTAAATCCAATTTAGATCTTCTATTTAACCTTCGCAAAAAAACTATCTATTTCACCCTTCTTAAATTTACAAGCTTAGTTCTTTAGCAAAGCTTATTTCAAAGGAAAGAGTGGGTGGAAAGGTAAAGGAGCTTTGCAGAAAGATAAGGAGATATCAGAAAATGCTTGAGAAAGCCTATTTAGAGAAAAGAGGGAATTATTTTCTGGGATAAAATTGACAATAAAAAGGTGAGGAAGGTAAAATAATTTCCTTTAGAAAATTAAAGGAGGCATTACGGCCTGAATTTGATTTTAAACCTGGAAAAGGGCTTTTATTTCAGAAGGCTTATAAACCTTTATGGTGTTTCCATCAAACATGAGCTGTTCAGGAAGGGCTCTTTCCACAAAGGATAGGGCTTGATTTATCGTTCCCTCAAGGACTTTTAAATCAATAGCTTCTTTAAAAAAACTTAGAGCCCAAAGAGAATAGAAGACAACTAAGGGATCTACTGAGGTCAAATGGTAAATAACATGTTCATGGGCTGAGATCTTTATAAGATCTTTCAGGTATTTCTGGGAAAGCCTTCCCACTCCCCAGATTATGCCTCTTTGAGCTGGTGGATACTCAAGATAGTTTCCTTCAGGCCAGATATAGGAGACATAGATCTGCAGGTATTCTCTTTTTAGGGCTTCAGAGTTATAAAGGGCTTCAGCAAAGGCCTCTCCAACTCCCCATGCCATCCCGCCTGATTCTTCATTAAGCATCCATATTAGTCTTCTTATAACAATGCGTGCCCTTTCTAAATCAAGTTCTCCAATCTGAGCCACTGTGAATCCAAAGGCATAAATGGCCTTCCAGCGAATTTCTTCCTTTGGATGCAAAAAAGCCCCAATCAAAAAGCTTACCCTTTTTCCAGGGGGATAGGGCCTGAGGGCTTCTTTTAGCTCCTCAAGCCCGGTATTTTCAAGGATTGACCAGATCTTCCCTTTTAAATAACCCTCGCTAAGCAGAACAAAGCTCCTTAACTCTCTTAGCAACTGCTCTTCCAAGCTCTACACATTCGGAAAGAACCTTTTCATCAGGCACATATTTTACCCGGATCCCTTCATGAGCAATTTCAGCTTGAATCTCTTGAAGATATTGATTGAGGAGCTTTACGGCTTCTCCACTCCAGCCATAAGATCCAAAGGAAGCTCCAACCTTTCCTCTTGGTCTAAGACCTTTCATATAGGTTAAAAAGCCTGAAACTGTGGGCAAAAAACCGTTATTTAAGGTGGGAGAACCAAGTATCAGGCCCCTTGCCTCAAGAACATCAGCCATAAGCTCTGTCCAGTCTGTAACAGAAAGTTTACACATCTTTACAGGAACTCCCTCTTCAAGGACTCCCTCCATAACTGCATAAGCCATTTTTTCCGTGCTTTTCCACATAGTATCATAAAGGATTAAAACCCTTGGATCACAGGTATAAGAGCTCCATCTCTCATAAAGGGAGACAATTTTTTCAGGATGTTTTCTCCAGATTACTCCATGGTCTGGGCAGATCATTTCAATCTGAAGATTCATCTCTTTTACTGTCTTTAAAAGTTTATTCACCTGGGGAGAATAGGGATAAACAATATTGGCATAATACTTACGAGCCTCCTGAATAAGCTCACACAAATCAACCTCATCATCAAATCTTCCGCTTGATGCATAATGGGCTCCAAAGGCATCCTGGGAGACAAGGATGCGCTCTTCAGGAATATAGGTCATCATGCTATCTGGCCAGTGAATCATAGGTGTTTCAAGAAAGGTAAGAGATCTTTTTCCCACCTTCACAGTGGTTCCTGTTTTAACCTCTTCAAAGGGATAGTTTTCTTTATGAAAATGGGCAAGAATTCCCTGTCTTGCATTTTTGGTTAAAAAAATCTTTTCAGGCTTTATAACCTCAACAATCTTTGCAAAGCCTCCAGCATGATCCGGTTCAATGTGATTTACCACAAGATAGTCAATTTTTTGAGGATCAATAACTGAGCTTACTCTTTTTAATAATTCCTCTTCAAATCCGTGTTTAACAGTGTCAAAGAGAACAATCTTTTCATCAATCAGTAAATAGGCATTATAAGTGGTGCCTCTAAAGGTAGAATACCCGTGAAAATTTCTCACATTCCAGTCAATAGCACCAACCCAGTAAAAATCCTCTTTAACCTTTACTGCTTTCATACCCCCTCCTTTTTAGAAGGTAATGATTTGATACCCTTCCTTTAAAAAAGGCCCCATTCCTGCATGATTAGCCATATCATCAAGAATCTTTAACCCCTTCTCAAGGGCAAGTTCATAAGTTCCAAATTTTTGAGAACAGGCTTTACAAATTCCTGCGATAAGATCCCTTTCCAAACATTGCCTGTAAAGTATGTTTAAAGCTGATCCCTCTTCGTATAATTCGGAAAGAAGCTTGGTTGCCTCTCCTTCAATAATAACTTTAACCTCAAATCCCAGATTATTAATATTTAAGGCATTAAGTAAGACATGAATAAAACACATTGGTTCACCACGAAAGGCAAAAAGAGCATATTTGGACATCGTGCCCTCCCTCTAAAATTAGAAATCAATGGGATAGGCCTGAGCCTATCCCCGTAATAGATTTAAAACCTTAATCTTCTGGGCTGAAATCCTCTTTTGAGGCTCCACAAACAGGGCAAGTCCAGGAATCTGGTAATTTCTCAAAGGGTGTGCCAGGTGGTATATTCTGGCTTGGATCTCCTGTCTCAGGATCATAAACATAACCACAGACATTACACTTGTATTTTTTCATAGGTTCCTCCTCTTTTTTAAAATTTTATTTCTCAGAGGGTTCGCAAACCTGGGCTCCTTCCCAATAGGCATGGAGATTACACCATTCCTTGGCAAGCACCCTGTTTGCCTTCACTGTAAATTCTGCCTCAGGGGCATCTCCAGGTTTTAAAAATTTAATATAAACTCTGTCTCCATCAGCATGAAGCTCAATCCACTCAATATAATGCTCTTCTGTCATAGGATGAGGGACACTTCCCACCTTGACCTTATAAACATCTCCATGCTTTTCAATTACAGGAACATGCTTTTCCAAGGCCGCATCAACTGTTCCAGGTTTCTGAAGCTCCATAGGTTTATTACAGCAAACAAGCTGACCTTTTCCTCCATGCATAACAAGCACAATGTTTCCACAAACCTGACACTTGTAAAGTTCTAACCTTTCTGCCATGGCGCACCTCCTTTATGGATTTTTAATTATAATAAGTCTAAAGAAAAAAATTTTCAAGTTTTTTGCAAAAATTATCACTAATTCTTTAAAATGTTTATCGGTTTTTTAACAAAAAAGCCTTTAAAGGGAGGAATAAATGTCTTTTAGTTCCTTTAACAGATCTTTAAGGAGAGTTTTAAAATACTGCTCTTCTTTCTTAGGAGCATCCTGATGGTGCTTAGATAAATTACCTTCAGGAATTTCTAAATTAGGGAAAAGTGAGGGGGTATAGGCCTCTTCTTTTTTAATCTCCCTTTTGGGTTGAAAAATTTTTTTGCGAGCACCTTCTAAGGAATAGCCCTCATCTAACAATTTTTTCAGTTGAAGCAGAAGTTCCAGTTGTTCTTTTTTATAAAAATTTCTTTTACCAATTTTATAGGGTTTAATTTCTGGGAAACGCTTCTCCCAATAATCAATGATATGAGGCTTTACATTGAGGATTTTACAAACTTCTTTGAGAGGCAAATATAGGGGATCATATTTTTTATTTACCCTTTTCATTATGGAGCTCAGCTCTTAAGGTTGGAGAGAGGTGAAAGAGCACCTTTTTAAAAGAAGGTATAGCAACTCTTTCACCGGTTTTTAAATTTCTACCCTGCCGAGGTCTGGTATAGACAGGAATAAAAGTTCCAAAGCCCGAGATCTTAATCTCTTCCGAGAGGTCGAATGCTTTTTTCATCTCCTCAAGCAAGGTCTCCACAATCTGGGAAAGCATTCTCTGGGATAGGCCTGTTCTTTCATGTAATTCTCGGAGAATTTCTTTGCGCGTAAGTTTTCCCATCTTAGCGAGGACTGGCCTTAAATTTCTCCAGTATGCGTTTATTTAAATCCCCTTGCAGGGCATTAACCTCTTCATCAAGAAGGGTTTTCTCAGATGCTCTATACCAGAATCTCAGGGTAATGCTTTTTTTATTCTCAGGAATGGTCGGACCCTCGTAAAGATCAAAAAGTTCAACCTTTTCAAGATAGGGCCACTCTAAGGATTTAATATAGTCTAAGACCTCTTGAACAGGGATATTCTTATCCATTATACAACTTAAATCCCTGAAAGTAGAGGGGAATTTAGGTGGTTTCCTTATTTCAAATTTTTCCCTTAATTCAGAATAGATTTCAATTATATCTGAAAGTTCAATCTCAGCCACCCAAAAGGGACCTTTAAGGTCAAGCTCTTCAAGAATAAATTGTTTAACAGCACCAGCAAAGCCAATTTTATTTCCCTTTAAATAAAGATCAAAGGATTGTCCTTTCTTCAAAAAGGGCTCAACTGAAAAGGGCTTTAATTCCATCGGAATTTTAAGAGCAGAAAAGAGCTCTTCCAAAATCCCCTTTAAATCAAAAGGGTCCAGAGGCCTCCTGTGCCCTTCCCAGGGGAGAAGCCTTTTATATCCTTTTAACAATATCCCCAGTTTGACTCTTTCCTGAGCAAGAGCTTCATCTGGGAAAAAGACCTTACCCAACTCAAAAAGGGAGAGATCTTCAACCTCCCTTGAGGCATTGAATTTGGCCACCTCTATGAGCCCGGGAAGAAGACTCGTTCTCATAATTGAAAGATGTGAGGCAATGGGGTTTGAGAGTTCAAGATACCTTGCTCTTGGATCTTCAGAAGAGAGATTAAGTTTTTTCAGGGTCTCGGGATTTATAAAACTATAAGTAATAACCTCGGTTAATCCAAAACCAGTTAAAAGAGTTTTGATCTTTTTTTCTAAGGTAAAGAAGATATCAGGGGTTTTAACCTTGAGTTCTACCTGAGGGTAAGTGGTAGGGATTTTGTCGTAGCCATAGAGTCTCGCTATCTCCTCAATAAGATCTTCAGGAATAGTAAGGTCCTGTCTGTAAGAATGGGGTTTAACCTGATAAAGGCCTTTAGGATTTGCAAATTCTCCAAGTTTTTTAAGGGTCTTTTCCATAATGTCTGGCTCAATTTCAAAGCCAAGGACATGAAAGATTTTTTGAGGTGTGATCTCAATGCAAGGAGGAATAAAGGGCTTGGGATAGAGATCAATGATCTCCGATATTTCTGAGGGATTAACCATCTTGAGAATCAATTCAGAGGCCCTTAAAAGCCCGGTTAAAACTCCCTCAGGGTCAACCTTTCTTTCAAAACGATAACTGCTTTCTGTGGTTAAACGGTGTTTCTGGCCGGAAAGTCTTATACTTTTTGGATTGAACCAGGCAGATTCAAGAAAGATCTCCTCTGTTTCTTCTGTAACTCCTGAGTCTTCACCACCCATGATGCCTGCAAGAACCAAGGCCTTTTCTGCATCTGCTATAACAAGATCCTCTTCTGTAAAGAGCCTTTCAACGCCATCCAGCATAAGAAGTTTCTCTTGAACTTTAGCCCTCCGGATAATTATTTCTTTTCCAGCAATCTTTTTCCAATCAAAGGCATGCAGAGGCTGACCTATCTCCAGAAGCACATAATTGGTTATATCAACGATATTATTGATAGGTCTAAGACCACAGAGAAAAAGCCTCTTTCTGAGAAAAAAGGGACTTTCACCAACCTTTATACCAGCAAAATATCTTCCTGTGTATCTAAAACAACCCTCTTTATCTAAAAGAGATATTTTTCCTGGAAAGGGACTACCTTTTCTTAAAGTCTCTTCAAATTTAAGAGGTTTTAAAGGCCAGCCACAGATAAGATTTAACTCCCTTGCTATACCCAGAATTGAAAGAAGGTCTCCTCGATTGGGGGTTATGGCAATATCAAGCACTGGTTCAGAAACCTTTAAGACTTGATAAATAGATACCCCAATAGGAGTATCCTCTGGGAAGGTAAGGAGACGATCCTTTTCCTCAGAAATTCCAGCTTCAAAAGGCGAAAGGAACATGCCTTCTGAAGGATAGCCCTTTAACTCTCTTGGCTCAATCTTTTGATGGGTAAAAGTAAGGCTCCCGGATGTAGCCAGCCCAAGAATTAAGCCCGGTTTGACTTGATCCTTTGCTGTGGTAAAGACATAAAAATCCCTTTTTCCATCCGTGACCTTACATAAGACAACCTCTTTCAGGCCTTCAGGTTGAAGTATTTCAAGGACCTTAACTGTAATGAGGCTTCCAAGTTTAGCATAGGGGTCATAAATCTCTTCAACTTCATGCCCGGAAAGAGTGAGAATCTCTGCGATTTCTTCAGGTGATTTTTTTAATTCAATAAATTCAGATAGCCAGCTTACAGGAACTCTCATCAAAACCTCTATTTAAAAGATTCAAGAAAATAAAGATGGTTATCAAAGAAGAGTCTTATATCATCTATTTCAAATTTAATCATAGCTATTCTTTCAACTCCAAGGCCAAAGGCAAAGCCCTGCCATTTTGAGGTATCATAATTTACCCCTTTTAAAACCTCAGGATGAACCATGCCTGCTCCAAGGATCTCAAGCCAGCCAGTCTGACTGCAAACCCTGCATCCCTTGCCATCACAGATTACACAGCTTATATCCATCTCCACACTTGGCTCTGTGAAGGGGAAATAACTGGGTCTGAATCTCACCCGGGTCTTCTCTCCAAAGGTCTCCCTTGCAAAAAAGGAAAGAATTCCCTTTAAATCAGAAAAGCTAACTTTTTCGTCAATCATAAGACCTTCAACCTGATGAAACATGGGAGAATGCCTTACATCGGCATCACAGCGATAAACCTTCCCTGGGGCAATAATTCTCAACGGAGGGGTCCTTTCAAGCATGGCTCTTATTTGCATGGGTGAGGTATGGGTTCTTAAGAGAGCTCCATTTTTAAGATAGAAAGTTGCCTGCATGTCCCTTGCAGGATGCCACTCTGGAATATTTAAGGCTGTAAAATTATAATAGTCTGACTCTACCTCAGGACCTGTAACGATTTCAAAACCAAGACGGGTAAAGATTGCACAGATTTCTTCAATAATCAGAGTTAAGGGATGAAGGGTTCCTCTTTCTGGCCTTCTTCCCGGTAAAGTCAGGTCAAGCCCTACCTCTTTATCCTCCTCAGCTATAATCAGGGCCTTCCTTTTTTGAAACAGGGCCTCTTCAAGATAGATCTTCAGCTCATTAAGAAGAGAACCCGCTCTTTTTTTCTCCTCCAAGGGTAGATCTTTTAATGATTTAAGGGCCTGAGTGAGTTCGCCTTTTTTACCAAGAAATTTTATTCTAAAGGCCTCAAGGCCTGAAAGATCAGAAACTTCCTCTAATTCTCTTAGAGCAAGTTCTCTAAGCTTGTGAATCTCTTCAAGATTCATTTATTGCCAGGCTTTTTTGGCCACTTCAGCTAATTTTCCAAAGGTCTCTGGTTCGGTAACGGCAAGATAGGCAAGTACCTTTCTGTCAAGGGAAACTCCTGCTTTTTTAAGCCCACCCATAAATTGGCTGTAATTCAAACCATGAAGTCTTACCGCAGCTCCAATACGAACCTGCCAGAGTTTGCGAAATTCCCTTTTTTTATTGCGTCTATCTCTGTAAGCATAAACAAGGGCTCTTTCTAAGGTTTCTTTGGCCCTCCTGAAGACATTTTTTCTCTGCCCCCAGTATCCCTTGGTGAGTTTTAAAATCTTTTTATGTCTTCTTCTGGTTTTAACACCACCTTTAGCTCTGGGCATAAGTCCTTACCTCCCTGAAAAGTATAGATATTTTTCTTAAAGTTTATCAGCTATGGCCTTAGCTATGTGAGAGTAGTAACCCTTAAAGAGTTCTTTATATTTGCCAAGGGCCCTTTTGGCCTTAGAGCTCCTCTTTCTGAGAAGGTGTCTTTTCCCGCATTTTTTATGCATAATCTTACCTGTGGCAGTAACTTTAAACCTCTTGGCAGCGCTCCTGTTAGTTTTCATCTTGGGCATAGCAGATCACTCCTTTTATTTTTATTGAATTTCCAAGTTTACCCTATTTTTAGGTAAATACAACCCCCTATAAAACCATTCTATACCTAAAAATCCCTTTTTAGTTTCATACTCTATGTAATCTCCTATCTCTACTTGATAATAAAAGTTTTTTGAAACACTAAGGCTGTCGCAGAGTTTTTTCTCTTTATGTAAATTTGAGAGGGTAAGCCTGTATCCTCTTTTAATGCTGTAATATTTTGACTCAATTCTATCTCTTTTAATCTGAGAAGGGGATGTATCAAACCTTCCATTAATATAAGAGAGAAAAAAGAGACTTATGAAGAAAATACAAACAAAAAAGACCAAAAAACCACTTCCTAAGATTCTCTGATATAATCCATAACCTCCCACATAAAAACAAAGAAAACCCAAATAGATGAGCACAAAAGGTGTGAAAAGTTTGTATCCAAAAAAGACAATTTCAAGAGGACAAAGGGGGTTGTATTGATAAAATCTTCCCACTATACCTACTAAGCAGGCTATAAGGGTTAAAAGTATAGGTAGTTTAAAAAGAAGTAAATTTCTTAAATCTTCTTTGTAGCGCCATGAGCTTGGGAGGGTAGAAAGAACAAAAGCAGTATCTTTAAGTAAATTAAGTGCTTGATGCACTTTGTCGGTGCTGACTTCAAAGGGGGACCTTTTTATGTTCCAGCCAATAGTTAAGGTATTTTTTCTTATCTCTAATCTATCAATGGATGCCTCTTCAAGAAGTTTTCGTAAAAGCACCTTAAAGGTCTGATGACTTGTTAGCCTTTCAAACCATTCCTTGTCCTCATATTCTACTGCAAGATCCTGGTAAGTGAGCTGTCTTGTTAATTTATCAAAGATGTCTGTCTTTCTAAGGGTAAGAAACCCGGTAAAGTTGGTTCTTATCTTAAGATTTAATCTTTTTCCTTTATAATCAGAGGTAAATACCTCAATATTAAGTCCTCCAAAATTAAGCACTCCTTTGGGGTTGATAAGGCGATGGGTT
This window of the Caldimicrobium thiodismutans genome carries:
- a CDS encoding KUP/HAK/KT family potassium transporter; protein product: MQKIIKALGLVFGDIGTSPIYTLSVVFLLLPATHENILGVLSIIFWTLIILPTLQYTVLAMSLSLRGEGGTLILSEILRSLIKSKRALGMIIFLNFLGIALLMGDGVITPAISILSAVEGISLIPGVPHLTELHIVIISIFIATLLFSFQAKGTEKVSGAFGPVMCLWFLSLFLLGFFYILKVPEVLKAINPLYGIKFLQENGWKGYLALGEIILCATGSEAMYADMGHLGARPIKQAWKLVFIALIINYFGQGAFLILNPQAKFVLFEMCLKLVSYLYVPFLILTLFATIIASQAMISAMFSIVYQAISARLLPILKVKYTSRELASQIYIGTVNWLFYAAVCYIMYFFGSSAKLASAYGLAVTADMCITGIFLITVFFIKKNYKYFLLAIFTALTSFLYFTSTLHKFSEGGYWSLLLASVPFIVILLYTQGQKKLYQSMKFLSREEFIHKFRRFYAHNPKIQGTALFFIRDPYTFPPYVIETIFFHGIIYEENIFVSLIRKNEPYGITTGFLEELCPGAKVFEIAYGYMEYLRVEDILREHGIDERAIFYGLEDIETRHPIWKLYALIKQLSPHFVKFLDLPATKLHGVLTRIEII
- the rpmI gene encoding 50S ribosomal protein L35, whose amino-acid sequence is MPKMKTNRSAAKRFKVTATGKIMHKKCGKRHLLRKRSSKAKRALGKYKELFKGYYSHIAKAIADKL
- a CDS encoding cytoplasmic protein produces the protein MSKYALFAFRGEPMCFIHVLLNALNINNLGFEVKVIIEGEATKLLSELYEEGSALNILYRQCLERDLIAGICKACSQKFGTYELALEKGLKILDDMANHAGMGPFLKEGYQIITF
- the pheS gene encoding phenylalanine--tRNA ligase subunit alpha — its product is MNLEEIHKLRELALRELEEVSDLSGLEAFRIKFLGKKGELTQALKSLKDLPLEEKKRAGSLLNELKIYLEEALFQKRKALIIAEEDKEVGLDLTLPGRRPERGTLHPLTLIIEEICAIFTRLGFEIVTGPEVESDYYNFTALNIPEWHPARDMQATFYLKNGALLRTHTSPMQIRAMLERTPPLRIIAPGKVYRCDADVRHSPMFHQVEGLMIDEKVSFSDLKGILSFFARETFGEKTRVRFRPSYFPFTEPSVEMDISCVICDGKGCRVCSQTGWLEILGAGMVHPEVLKGVNYDTSKWQGFAFGLGVERIAMIKFEIDDIRLFFDNHLYFLESFK
- a CDS encoding FprA family A-type flavoprotein; the protein is MKAVKVKEDFYWVGAIDWNVRNFHGYSTFRGTTYNAYLLIDEKIVLFDTVKHGFEEELLKRVSSVIDPQKIDYLVVNHIEPDHAGGFAKIVEVIKPEKIFLTKNARQGILAHFHKENYPFEEVKTGTTVKVGKRSLTFLETPMIHWPDSMMTYIPEERILVSQDAFGAHYASSGRFDDEVDLCELIQEARKYYANIVYPYSPQVNKLLKTVKEMNLQIEMICPDHGVIWRKHPEKIVSLYERWSSYTCDPRVLILYDTMWKSTEKMAYAVMEGVLEEGVPVKMCKLSVTDWTELMADVLEARGLILGSPTLNNGFLPTVSGFLTYMKGLRPRGKVGASFGSYGWSGEAVKLLNQYLQEIQAEIAHEGIRVKYVPDEKVLSECVELGRAVAKRVKELCSA
- a CDS encoding desulfoferrodoxin, which codes for MAERLELYKCQVCGNIVLVMHGGKGQLVCCNKPMELQKPGTVDAALEKHVPVIEKHGDVYKVKVGSVPHPMTEEHYIEWIELHADGDRVYIKFLKPGDAPEAEFTVKANRVLAKEWCNLHAYWEGAQVCEPSEK
- the pheT gene encoding phenylalanine--tRNA ligase subunit beta, which codes for MRVPVSWLSEFIELKKSPEEIAEILTLSGHEVEEIYDPYAKLGSLITVKVLEILQPEGLKEVVLCKVTDGKRDFYVFTTAKDQVKPGLILGLATSGSLTFTHQKIEPRELKGYPSEGMFLSPFEAGISEEKDRLLTFPEDTPIGVSIYQVLKVSEPVLDIAITPNRGDLLSILGIARELNLICGWPLKPLKFEETLRKGSPFPGKISLLDKEGCFRYTGRYFAGIKVGESPFFLRKRLFLCGLRPINNIVDITNYVLLEIGQPLHAFDWKKIAGKEIIIRRAKVQEKLLMLDGVERLFTEEDLVIADAEKALVLAGIMGGEDSGVTEETEEIFLESAWFNPKSIRLSGQKHRLTTESSYRFERKVDPEGVLTGLLRASELILKMVNPSEISEIIDLYPKPFIPPCIEITPQKIFHVLGFEIEPDIMEKTLKKLGEFANPKGLYQVKPHSYRQDLTIPEDLIEEIARLYGYDKIPTTYPQVELKVKTPDIFFTLEKKIKTLLTGFGLTEVITYSFINPETLKKLNLSSEDPRARYLELSNPIASHLSIMRTSLLPGLIEVAKFNASREVEDLSLFELGKVFFPDEALAQERVKLGILLKGYKRLLPWEGHRRPLDPFDLKGILEELFSALKIPMELKPFSVEPFLKKGQSFDLYLKGNKIGFAGAVKQFILEELDLKGPFWVAEIELSDIIEIYSELREKFEIRKPPKFPSTFRDLSCIMDKNIPVQEVLDYIKSLEWPYLEKVELFDLYEGPTIPENKKSITLRFWYRASEKTLLDEEVNALQGDLNKRILEKFKASPR
- a CDS encoding DVU0298 family protein, with product MLRELRSFVLLSEGYLKGKIWSILENTGLEELKEALRPYPPGKRVSFLIGAFLHPKEEIRWKAIYAFGFTVAQIGELDLERARIVIRRLIWMLNEESGGMAWGVGEAFAEALYNSEALKREYLQIYVSYIWPEGNYLEYPPAQRGIIWGVGRLSQKYLKDLIKISAHEHVIYHLTSVDPLVVFYSLWALSFFKEAIDLKVLEGTINQALSFVERALPEQLMFDGNTIKVYKPSEIKALFQV
- the rplT gene encoding 50S ribosomal protein L20 — translated: MPRAKGGVKTRRRHKKILKLTKGYWGQRKNVFRRAKETLERALVYAYRDRRNKKREFRKLWQVRIGAAVRLHGLNYSQFMGGLKKAGVSLDRKVLAYLAVTEPETFGKLAEVAKKAWQ
- a CDS encoding nucleotidyl transferase AbiEii/AbiGii toxin family protein; translation: MKKLSRPQKEALEKVVNSSLTEGFYLAGGTALTIKYSHRTSEDFDFFTFPEYQINLITFDVKTHNLPLEWLIKKRDTLIFFYLIYSHQIKFSFFQYPYPLLEKPKFHTELKIYIACDIDIACMKAISIAQRGSKKDFFDLWFLIRHHRWELKDLLNFLKKKYSNYNPAIFLKALTYFEDGERESFPEIDPLWPEIKEYFLQRVSNYLKNLN
- a CDS encoding MerR family transcriptional regulator; this encodes MKRVNKKYDPLYLPLKEVCKILNVKPHIIDYWEKRFPEIKPYKIGKRNFYKKEQLELLLQLKKLLDEGYSLEGARKKIFQPKREIKKEEAYTPSLFPNLEIPEGNLSKHHQDAPKKEEQYFKTLLKDLLKELKDIYSSL
- a CDS encoding HU family DNA-binding protein; protein product: MGKLTRKEILRELHERTGLSQRMLSQIVETLLEEMKKAFDLSEEIKISGFGTFIPVYTRPRQGRNLKTGERVAIPSFKKVLFHLSPTLRAELHNEKGK
- the rd gene encoding rubredoxin codes for the protein MKKYKCNVCGYVYDPETGDPSQNIPPGTPFEKLPDSWTCPVCGASKEDFSPED